From the Phoenix dactylifera cultivar Barhee BC4 chromosome 10, palm_55x_up_171113_PBpolish2nd_filt_p, whole genome shotgun sequence genome, one window contains:
- the LOC120112096 gene encoding uncharacterized protein LOC120112096 gives MEDEREIRAPSPDPDSQSISQTTPHSIATHADLAGVYQLIAQLLEQLQQMQLAAQPVQPIESYYERFRRLNPPMFNGGSDPMIAEAWIRELEKMYELLQFPEEVKVKLAISMLRGSADSWWTAMETAYEVNGMAWGDFKRVFYAKYFSDSVRQMKQNEFLSLTQSEHMTVSDYVNRFDELGRFCPQFMEDDMSRANRFEQGLRHEIRSRTSSQLITSYMDILDRALRVEAELKRSDRERADLMRSRSDRSQSGRPWDLRGTPIQEKPRVRNYSSRSHSGIINITIADPRARTYSSRSHSGPYMRRARACYSCGRTGHLARDCPYKRRNELRPPVPGDQRPRSNARVLH, from the coding sequence ATGGAGGatgaaagagaaataagggCACCTTCTCCGGACCCTGATAGCCAATCAATTTCACAAACTACTCCACACTCCATAGCAACCCATGCAGATTTAGCAGGAGTGTACCAGTTAATAGCACAACTGCTTGAGCAACTGCAGCAGATGCAGTTAGCTGCCCAACCTGTACAGCCGATAGAATCCTATTACGAGAGGTTCCGTAGGCTGAATCCACCGATGTTTAATGGTGGGTCCGATCCCATGATAGCTGAGGCCTGGATCCGGGAACTGGAGAAGATGTATGAGTTACTCCAATTTCCCGAGGAGGTAAAAGTCAAATTAGCTATCTCCATGCTAAGGGGGAGTGCTGACTCTTGGTGGACTGCTATGGAGACAGCATATGAGGTCAACGGGATGGCCTGGGGGGATTTTAAGAGAGTATTTTATGCTAAGTACTTTTCGGACTCAGTTAGGCAAATGAAGCAGAATGAGTTTTTATCGCTGACTCAGTCCGAGCATATGACTGTTTCGGATTACGTCAATAGGTTCGATGAGCTGGGTCGATTCTGCCCCCAGTTTATGGAGGATGATATGAGTAGAGCCAACCGGTTCGAACAAGGGCTTAGACATGAGATCAGGTCCCGGACATCTTCACAGTTAATTACCAGCTATATGGATATTTTGGATAGAGCCTTGAGAGTAGAGGCTGAATTGAAAAGATCTGATAGAGAAAGGGCTGACCTGATGAGATCCAGATCAGATAGAAGTCAGAGTGGCAGGCCATGGGATCTCAGGGGCACTCCAATTCAAGAGAAGCCCAGGGTCCGCAATTACTCTAGCAGATCCCATAGTGGAATCATTAATATCACCATAGCAGATCCCAGAGCCCGCACTTACTCTAGCAGATCCCATAGTGGGCCCTATATGAGGAGAGCGAGGGCATGTTATAGTTGTGGGCGGACTGGACACCTGGCACGTGATTGCCCATACAAGAGGAGGAATGAGCTCAGACCTCCTGTACCTGGTGACCAGAGGCCAAGAAGTAATGCTCGAGTTTTACACTGA
- the LOC120112267 gene encoding rapid alkalinization factor-like, whose amino-acid sequence MAKPPVNSTLKKSLISVALLLLFASRKSIGGEVVVELGCSGKFRDCLWEKGEMEMDSETNRRVLWAAHKNYISYEALKGDVVPCTKPGVPYYNCRALPKASPYSRGCQAISECRGG is encoded by the coding sequence ATGGCAAAGCCTCCCGTCAACTCCACCTTGAAGAAGAGTCTGATCTCAGTGGCACTGCTGCTCCTCTTTGCATCAAGGAAGAGCATTGGAGGGGAGGTGGTGGTGGAGTTGGGATGCTCCGGGAAGTTTAGGGACTGCCTCTGGGagaaaggagagatggagatggACTCAGAGACCAACAGGAGAGTGCTTTGGGCTGCCCACAAGAACTACATCAGCTACGAGGCTCTCAAGGGGGATGTGGTGCCTTGCACCAAGCCTGGGGTGCCCTACTACAACTGCCGTGCCCTTCCCAAGGCCAGTCCCTACAGTAGGGGGTGCCAAGCCATCTCTGAGTGTAGGGGAGGATAG